GCGGCCTTTGCTCGCAAGGTACCAGCGACAACGCCAATGGCCGAAGTTGGGGAAGGTGATGATGCACTGGCGGCCGACGCGCAGCATTTCCTTCAACAGCTGGTCGGGGTAATGCACGGCCTGCAGCGCCTGGGTCATCACCACCATGTCGAAGCTGTCGCTGGCGAAGTTGCCCAGGCCCAGGTCGAGGTTCTGCTCGATGACGTTGACGCCCTTGTCGATGCAGGCGGCGATGTTGTCCGGGTCGATTTCCAGGCCGTAGCCGCTGACCTGCTTGTGGTCACGCAGCCAGGCCAGCAGCTCGCCATTGCCGCAGCCGAGGTCGAGAACTCGGCTGCCGGCCGGAATCCAGTCTTGGATGATGTCCAGATCGGCG
This DNA window, taken from Pseudomonas sp. FeN3W, encodes the following:
- the metW gene encoding methionine biosynthesis protein MetW, which translates into the protein MRADLDIIQDWIPAGSRVLDLGCGNGELLAWLRDHKQVSGYGLEIDPDNIAACIDKGVNVIEQNLDLGLGNFASDSFDMVVMTQALQAVHYPDQLLKEMLRVGRQCIITFPNFGHWRCRWYLASKGRMPVSEFLPYTWYNTPNIHFCTFEDFERLCQESGARVLERLAVDRDHRHDWASRLWPNLLGEIGIYRVTGPSR